AATAAGTCTTTATATGGCCTTAAAAAGTCACCTAAAAGTTGgaatgaaaaatttaattcaattattaCTAAAATAGGATTTAAGAGATCACAGTGTGACTCATGCTTATATACAAAGTGTGATAGCAAAGATAAAATGTATGTTCTTCTGTATGTAGATGATTTGTTGATTTTTGGAAGTAATGAAAAACAAATATCGGATTTTAAGTTATTGTTAAGTAAAGAATTTAGCATGAAAGACTTAGGTTTAGTGTCAGACTTTCTAGGTATTAATGTTAAGCAAAATTTAGACTCAGGTATTACCGAATTAAATCAAAAACGTTATTTAGAAAGTGTATTAAGAAAATTTAACATGCAGGATTGTAAACCAATATCAACCCCCATTGATCAAAactttaattcaaaaatattggAAAATAAAGAGTGTGGTGATAAAACTATTGAAAATCAGTGTAGACAGATAATAGGTAGTTTAATGTATGCAGTCTTAGGAACCAGGCCAGATCTATGTATATCAATTTCTATACTTTCTAGGTTCCAAAATTGTGCAAGTGATGCCCTTTTAAGTGCTTTAAGGCGTGTCTTGAGATATGTAAAATATACTTTAAATTATAAGTTAGTATATAAATGTAATGATGTGTCATTGATAGGGTACTGTGATGCTGACTGGGGAGGAGACTTGCAAGATAGAAAATCCACTACCGGTTATTGTTTTATGTATTCAAATTGCTTAATATCATGGTGTTCTAAGAAACAAAGTTCAGTAAGTCTCTCTTCTACAGAATCAGAATACATAGCGTTAAGCATGGCAGCAAGCGAAGCATGCTGGTTGCAAAACTTGTGTCAGGACTTTGATATTCATACTGATAAGATAACAATGTATTGTGATAATCAGTCTGCCATAACAGTTGCAAGCACCACATGTGTAAAACGGCTGAAACATATAGATATAAGGTATCATTATATAAGGGAACTTGTTAATAAAGGTAGAATTTGTTTGAAATATGTAAAAACTCAAGATCAGGTGGCTGATATGTTTACAAAAGCATTGTGTAAAGATTTGTTACATAAATTTTCATGTATGTGTGGTATATGTCCATCCGATATGTACATATGTGATTATTAAagatacctaaatatttaataaagtaaGCATTGAAGGGGAGTGTTAAAATATAGGTAGCAATGCATACTTTATAGTCTATGTCCCTTTTCAACAAACCTGACCATAGATTAATAGAAGATACCAAAAacgtagttattataatatactcttgTCAAAAACCTTAATAAAATGTTGTAACAGTAGTTTGATTATTTTGGGAAATAAATGTAATGCAGATGTGATACGAGTTTCTCTTACATTAATATAAAATCTAACCAAAAGTGAACCTTAAGATAGTGAACTagttaactttaaaaattgCATGGACTTGTAGAATTTTAAGTGAAAAGTGGTTGAGACGGGGAATCCATGCCCGAATTTGGCTAAGTGTTTTACATTTCAAACACTTAGAAATATTTTGAGGAATCTTGGACTTAGACGAATTTTCGAATAACATTAACTTAGAAAAATTTCACCATAAatagaaaaaatttaaacaatgttGGGACATAGATGAACTTCAACTTAGAAATTGAAACgcaaccagccccccaattgtgtaagaataaccatttcatggctatcgcaatcgtcaagaattctgccctttgattggctgtgataaaatgtaaacagcgaatcaaccaatcaaatggcagaatttcttgacgattgcgatagccatgaaatggttattcttacacaattggggggctgaactTTAACATTTTGAAGAGTCTTGAACGTAGCCGAATTTTCGAATAACTTAGAAATTGAAACATAGACTGGACTTTTGACTGAAATTTTGAAGAATTTTACCTcgaaaataatttgtttaaacCCAACTTAGAAACTATCACATTTACCTATACCGTAATTTGGAATAGCCTTGGCGCACACAGAAAATGGATTCGCTAGTAAGAATACaggaaaatataaacaaaaaaattaacaaaggaTATTCGAACTTTAAAAAATCTCCGAAAGAGAGAGTGACGGAAGGTTATATAGAAACAAGATTGGAAAGTTTAGAAAAAGAGTGGTCAACTTTTTATGATACTAATCAGAAAATTACGTCGGAATTTGATGGAAAGGTGGTCCAAACCTCTGAATACTTCTTGAAAGATATTTACAGCCTAACAGAAGAAGTGTATATGGATTACAAAACAGAACTAAAAGAACGTCTCTCAAAATTCAGAACCACATCAGACGTTAAGAAATCGTGTTCAGATTCATCATGCGATGGTAATCAACGAGGGGTGCAGCTACCtaaaattactataccaaatttctCTGGCGACTATTCTGAGTGGGCTACCTTCCGGGATCTCTTTGTAGCACTTATACATAACAATGAATCGCTCCTGAACGTGCAGAAACTTCACTATCTTAAGAGCTACCTAACCGGTGAAGCTGAACAGCTGCTTCGGCATCTAGCGATTACAAACGAGAACTACACAACATGTTGGAATATTTAGAAcgtagatataataataagagATTCATAACTAACTGTATTTTTAAACGATTTTTTAGCCAAAAGAACATTACTTTTGAATCATCGAAAGCTATAAAGGAACTTTTAGATACTACTAGCGAATGTTTAAATGCTCTAGTAAATATAGGCATTAATGTTGAAAACTGGGATATCATAGTCATTTATATCTTATCATTAAAACTAGACACTGAGTCCCGTAAACAATGGGAAGCAAAGGCTTGTAGTTTCACCGATGAATTGCCTAcattaaaacagtttttagaGTTTTTAGAACATAGATTTCGATCACTTGAATTTTTAGGCACTAAAGTAGTAAAGGGTTCTCAGTCACATCATGTATCTACCAGTTTTGATAACAACCAGTCGATTTCTTGTATTTATTGTTCTGGCACCGATCATAAGTTAGGGAATTGTAATGACTTTTCCAAAACAGATCTAACAACACGTcgtaattttgttcaaagtaccCGTTTATGTTTTAACTGCTTAGGGAAAAATCATTTAGTATCCTCATGCCGGCTACCCACTCGGTGCAGATACTGCAAGGGAAAACATCACTCACAGATTCACGGTTCTAACCTGTCAACTCAGAATCCAGGCGTTAACAATCAATCAGTGGATAGTAACGACATTGGTACGAACAGCACAACAGAACAAGGTGAGACaacaatagaaaatattacCACTTGCTGTTCTAATACAAAAAGTCAGGTTTTGTTAGCAACAGCCTTATTGAAAGCTGAAACAAACACTGGGTCTACTATGACACTGAGGGCCTTAGTTGACCAAGGATCACAAGCTTCGTTTATAACGGAGTCTGCAGTCAGGCTTTTGGACCTAAAGAAAGTCAAAGCCAACAGTGTCATAACTGGAGTGGGCAACGCATCACTTGATTCTAAATACGTGGTTTATCTAAAGTTGCAATCTCTCCAGGATCCAACATTTACCATTCGTGTTAAGGCACATGTTCTCAACAAGCAAACTTCATTCATACCTGATAGGAAATTTGTAGCTCACTTGTGGCCAAACTTGCCGAAAATGAAGCTTGCTGATCCCAACTTTAACATACCGAGCAAAATTGACACTTTGCTTGGCGCCGACGTCTACTGTCATATTTTAGTGGAGGGGTTGATTCGAGGACCTCCAGGGACACCAATCGCGCAAAATACGAAACTCGGCTGGATTTTGTCTGGACAGGTAAGTGAGGAAAGTGAAACAAGGGATACATTAAATTGCTATACAACTATCATTGCTATGCATGCTCAAAATAATGATGAAGAGTTTAATCTCAAGAAATTTTGGGAACTTGAATCTGACAACTTTACTCTTAGTAAAAACCATCGCACGGTCGAGGAACAACGATGTGaagatttttttcaagaaaCAACTACCAGAGACTCTGAAGGTCGATACATTGTGCAGTTACCTTTTAAAGAAGAGGATCCAAGCTGCAAGTACGGCAATTCACGAGAGATAGCAATCACGAGGTTTCTTATGCTAGAGAAACGTTTACTTAAATCACCCAATTTAAAAACGCAATATTCTGATGTAATTTCCGAGTATTTAACCCTTGGTCACATGGAGGTGATACATCCAGAACAGATTGATAAACCTGGCAGTGTTTACTTACCTCATCACGCCGTAATTAGAGCCGATAAAACCACAAGCAAGGTGAGGGTAGTGTTTGACGCATCTTGTCGGGATAACAATGGAGCATCCCATAACAATGATCTTATGGTAGGTCCTACTCTGCAGGCTGAGCTTCGTCATATCATCATGAAGTGGAGAATACATCCCATATGCATGGTGGCCGACATTGTTAAAATGTACCGCCAGATCAGGGTGGCAGACGAGGCTATCGATTTTCAACGGCTGGTGTGGCGGACACGAACTGACGAAGACCTTCAACATCTGCGTCTAACACGTGTAACGTTCGGAACGGCATCGGCTCCTTATTTGGCGGTCAGGTCGCTGCATCAGACCGCCTACGATGAAGGAAAGGACTTTCCGATGGCCACTGAAAAAATCTTAAAGGACTTTTACATGGATGACCTCCTTACCGGGTGCCAGTCAGTGGCCGAAGGCAAGCAACTATTTGTTGAGATAAGCAAAATACTGAACAAAGGAGGATTTGAACTTCAAAAGTGGTCTAGTAATAATGATGAGCTTTCAGATGAAATTAACCAAGGGAACAAGTCAACAAAAAATGACCTGACGTTAAAGACTGATGAAACAATCAAGATACTGGGACTTACCTGGAACCGTCGTACCGATGACTTCAAGTACTCTGTTCAGCTGCCAGCAGTCAACAAACCCGTAACAAAAAGAAAGGTCGTTTCGGATATCGCTAAACTATTCGATCCTATGGGTTGGATAGCACCAGCAATCGTCAAAGCAAAAATTATGATCCAAAGGTTATGGCTGGCAGGGATAGGCTGGGACGAAGAACTACCACCTAATCTACTTAAAGATTGGATTAATTACCGCAATGAGCTTACAGCACTTACTGGATTTAAAATCCCACGATGGATAGGAGTGAACGATAAGAACACCATGATGGAGTtgctctttctttctttcttaaataAATGTCTTCTGCCAACTACGGGTTTTATTCAACATGAGCCCACCATGAGCctgcggcctgcgcgcccgccggcgccacggccgcgccgtcgccatcgagccgtcgggcgtcatgatctgcagacctgccgcaccacagtaccctcgtgtgcggtgtgcggtgtgcggtgcggtgtggggctcacctggtcgagcgcgcggtgcgactgtatggcgtaggcggcctgcgcgcccgccggcgccacggccgcgccgtcgccatcgagccgtcgggcgtcatgatctgcagacctgccgcaccacagtaccctcgtgtgcggtgtggggctcacctggtcgagcgcgcggtgcgactgtatggcgtaggcggcctgcgcgcccgccggcgccacggccgcgccgtcgccatcgagccgtcgggcgtcatgatctgcagacctgccgcaccacagtaccctcgtgtgcggtgtggggctcacctggtcgagcgcgcggtgcgactgtatggcgtaggcggcctgcgcgcccgccggcgccacggccgcgccgtcgccatcgagccgtcgggcgtcatgatctgcagacctgccgcaccacagtaccctcgtgtgcggtgtggggctcacctggtcgagcgcgcggtgcgactgtatggcgtaggcggcctgcgcgcccgccggcgccacggccgcgccgtcgccatcgggccgtcgggcgtcatgatctgcagacctgccgcaccacagtaccctcgtgtgcggtgtgcggtgtgcggtgcggtgtggggctcacctggtcgagcgcgcggtgcgactgtatggcgtaggcggcctgcgcgcccgccggcgccacggccgcgccgtcgccatcgagccgtcgggcgtcatgatctgcagacctgccgcaccacagtaccctcgtgtgcggtgtgcgatgtgcggtgcggtgtggggctcacctggtcgagcgcgcggtgcgactgtatggcgtaggcggcctgcgcgcccgccggcgccacggccgcgccgtcgccatcgagccgtcgggcgtcatgatctgcagacctgccgcaccacagtaccctcgtgtgcggtgtgcggtgtgcggtgcggtgtggggctcacctggtcgagcgcgcggtgcgactgtatggcgtaggcggcctgcgcgcccgccggcgccacggccgcgccgtcgccatcgagccgtcgggcgtcatgatctgcagacctgccgcaccacagtaccctcgtgtgcggtgtgcggtgcggtgtggggctcacctggtcgagcgcgcggtgcgactgtatggcgtaggcggcctgcgcgcccgccggcgccacggccgcgccgtcgccatcgagccgtcgggcgtcatgatctgcagacctgccgcaccacagtaccctcgtgtgcggtgtgcggtgtgcggtgcggtgtggggctcacctggtcgagcgcgcggtgcgactgtatggcgtaggcggcctgcgcgcccgccggcgccacggccgcgccgtcgccatcgagccgtcgtcgggcgtcatgatctgcagacctgccgcaccacagtaccctcgtgtgcggtgtgcggtgtgcggtgcggtgtggggctcacctggtcgagcgcgcggtgcgactgtatggcgtaagcggcctgcgcgcccgccggcgccacggccgcgccgtcgccatcgagccgtcgggcgtcatgatctgcagacctgccgcaccacagtaccctcgcgtgcggtgtgcggtgtggggctcacctggtcgagcgcgcggtgcgactgtatggcgtaggcggcctgcgcgcccgccggcgccacggccgcgccgtcgccatcgagccgtcgggcgtcatgatctgcagacctgccgcaccacagtaccctcgtgtgcggtgtgcggtgtgcggtgcggtgtggggctcacctggtcgagcgcgcggtgcgactgtatggcgtaggcggcctgcgcgcccgccggcgccacggccgcgccgtcgccatcgagccgtcgggcgtcatgatctgcagacctgccgcaccacagtaccctcgtgtgcggtgtgcggtgtggggctcacctggtcgagcgcgcggtgcgactgtatggcgtaggcggcctgcgcgcccgccggcgccacggccgcgccgtcgccatcgagccgtcgggcgtcttgatctgcagacctgccgcaccacagtaccctcgtgtgcggtgtgcggtgtgcggtgcggtgtggggctcacctggtcgagcgcgcggtgcgactgtatggcgtaggcggcctgcgcgcccgccggcgccacggccgcgccgtcgccatcgagccgtcgggcgtcttgatctgcagacctgccgcaccacagtaccctcgtgtgcggtgtgcggtgtgcggtgcggtgtggggctcacctggtcgagcgcgcggtgcgactgtatggcgtaggcggcctgcgcgcccgccggcgccacggccgcgccgtcgccatcgagccgtcgggcgtcatgatctgcagacctgccgcaccacagtaccctcgtgtgcggtgtgcggtgcggtgtggggctcacctggtcgagcgcgcggtgcgactgtatggcgtaggcggcctgcgcgcccgccggcgccacggccgcgccgtcgccatcgagccgtcgggcgtcatgatctgcagacctgccgcaccacagtaccctcgtgtgcggtgtgcggtgtgcggtgcggtgtggggctcacctggtcgagcgcgcggtgcgactgtatggcgtaggcggcctgcgcgcccgccggcgccacggccgcgccgtcgccatcgagccgtcgtcgggcgtcatgatctgcagacctgccgcaccacagtaccctcgtgtgcggtgtgcggtgtgcggtgcggtgtggggctcacctggtcgagcgcgcggtgcgactgtatggcgtaagcggcctgcgcgcccgccggcgccacggccgcgccgtcgccatcgagccgtcgggcgtcatgatctgcagacctgccgcaccacagtaccctcgcgtgcggtgtgcggtgtggggctcacctggtcgagcgcgcggtgcgactgtatggcgtaggcggcctgcgcgcccgccggcgccacggccgcgccgtcgccatcgagccgtcgggcgtcatgatctgcagacctgccgcaccacagtaccctcgtgtgcggtgtgcggtgtgcggtgcggtgtggggctcacctggtcgagcgcgcggtgcgactgtatggcgtaggcggcctgcgcgcccgccggcgccacggccgcgccgtcgccatcgagccgtcgggcgtcatgatctgcagacctgccgcaccacagtaccctcgtgtgcggtgtgcggtgtgcggtgcggtgtggggctcacctggtcgagcgcgcggtgcgactgt
This genomic stretch from Maniola hyperantus unplaced genomic scaffold, iAphHyp1.2, whole genome shotgun sequence harbors:
- the LOC138404599 gene encoding uncharacterized protein; translation: MEETSLGGARCDVVFIKNSLPEEKQPSQVYEETVYVENTCDSLESKPSITVCEENLCDEQDSKYEVETQSSNSENEPEFTTQDKPKRIQSEYIALSMAASEACWLQNLCQDFDIHTDKITMYCDNQSAITVASTTCVKRLKHIDIRYCKGKHHSQIHGSNLSTQNPGVNNQSVDSNDIGTNSTTEQGETTIENITTCCSNTKSQVLLATALLKAETNTGSTMTLRALVDQGSQASFITESAVRLLDLKKVKANSVITGVGNASLDSKYVVYLKLQSLQDPTFTIRVKAHVLNKQTSFIPDRKFVAHLWPNLPKMKLADPNFNIPSKIDTLLGADVYCHILVEGLIRGPPGTPIAQNTKLGWILSGQVSEESETRDTLNCYTTIIAMHAQNNDEEFNLKKFWELESDNFTLSKNHRTVEEQRCEDFFQETTTRDSEGRYIVQLPFKEEDPSCKYGNSREIAITRFLMLEKRLLKSPNLKTQYSDVISEYLTLGHMEVIHPEQIDKPGSVYLPHHAVIRADKTTSKVRVVFDASCRDNNGASHNNDLMVGPTLQAELRHIIMKWRIHPICMVADIVKMYRQIRVADEAIDFQRLVWRTRTDEDLQHLRLTRVTFGTASAPYLAVRSLHQTAYDEGKDFPMATEKILKDFYMDDLLTGCQSVAEGKQLFVEISKILNKGGFELQKWSSNNDELSDEINQGNKSTKNDLTLKTDETIKILGLTWNRRTDDFKYSVQLPAVNKPVTKRKVVSDIAKLFDPMGWIAPAIVKAKIMIQRCY